The Leishmania major strain Friedlin complete genome, chromosome 31 genome contains a region encoding:
- a CDS encoding putative sodium stibogluconate resistance protein — MGNRQPSVPLEGEGHPEVFYRGVKAAQEGRFTVSEVYFVQALTRHPGRRFWDTFTRAVLQKERNAGFEGGGASLPKDGVQEDVGAGPAVDGPLGSCNDVQPQPVRGGSVTDKADELPGSDDRGDGGDSAEQTDARTNGAQPVYDTKVVDVFLPLDGDLTHIMDYYRLLADIGHTYLQLIPSTAHVEKVTGLAARYCIFTITHTQMLLHCLMLWKEARLGDGGGFIDYAKVRNLKICSGAAEHTAQSNADAHSSNEGKQKWRTIDRTASLLFTLQLLEANCRYYCLVFLANYCALLLRSYSCLTDQRKVNRVHANVVEHLDMVSRLVLDLAEEYPNEYLSRLIMANLPKPSNFDRECLSSMGASSHMGSQKILSFGNNQHRHLYASGYPWSPTQSALIPLILARTVRLTVQENVSRHSQAQLRSPAERLSYHYTRWNFDTGLVIVPGCSLYMLKKSLPGFVPGKSTFAHYATMVEHEELHVPRAAADVHWQRGSAAVPVPEDGGGAAPGSHRNPRKSEDSADAEKREALTKKCEERLIKKRRHINTDLHLSDERTCVALCLEEACATALPSLRFASTLRKMSGIPESAEFINNVTDLVTGLYGSDSSEWHIIASILRKHLEG; from the coding sequence ATGGGCAACAGGCAGCCCTCGGTGCCCTTGGAGGGCGAAGGACACCCGGAGGTGTTTTACCGCGGCGTGAAGGCCGCGCAGGAAGGCCGCTTCACCGTGTCGGAAGTGTACTttgtgcaggcgctgacACGGCACCCCGGGCGGCGCTTCTGGGACACGTTCACaagggcggtgctgcagaagGAGCGCAACGCTGGTTttgagggcggcggcgcgtcgctgccgaagGACGGTGTGCAGGAGGACGTCGGCGCAGGCCCGGCCGTTGACGGTCCGCTGGGCTCGTGCAACGatgtgcagccgcagcccgtGCGTGGGGGTAGCGTGACGGACAAGGCGGACGAGCTGCCGGGCAGCGATGACAggggcgatggcggcgactCTGCGGAGCAGACGGACGCAAGGACGAACGGTGCACAGCCCGTGTACGATACCAAGGTAGTTGACGTCTTCCTGCCGCTTGACGGGGACCTGACTCATATCATGGACTACTATCGGTTGCTCGCTGATATTGGGCACACGTACCTACAGCTGATCCCCTCCACAGCACATGTGGAGAAGGTCACCGGGCTCGCCGCGCGCTACTGCATCTTCACCATCACCCACACTcagatgctgctgcactgcctgATGCTGTGGAAGGAGGCCAggctcggcgacggtggcggcttTATCGACTACGCAAAGGTGCGCAACCTGAAGATCTGCTCGGGCGCCGCGGAGCACACCGCCCAGTCAAACGCTGATGCGCACAGCTCCAATGAAGGGAAGCAGAAGTGGCGCACCATCGATcgcacggcgtcgctgcttttcactcttcagctgctggaggcgaacTGCCGCTACTACTGTCTTGTCTTTCTTGCCAACTACTGTGCTCTTTTGCTGCGGAGCTACAGCTGCCTGACGGATCAGAGAAAGGTGAATCGCGTTCACGCCAACGTTGTGGAGCACCTGGACATGGTGAGCCGGCTGGTCTTGGACCTCGCGGAGGAGTACCCGAACGAGTACCTGAGTCGGCTGATCATGGCGAACCTGCCGAAGCCGTCGAACTTCGACCGCGAGTGTCTCAGCTCGATGGGTGCCAGCTCCCACATGGGTAGCCAGAAGATTCTCTCCTTTGGCAACAatcagcaccgccacctgtACGCCTCCGGCTACCCGTGGTCACCTACGCAGTCTGCGCTGATTCCGCTGATCCTGGCTCGCACCGTTCGTCTGACTGTTCAGGAGAACGTGAGCCGGCATtcgcaggcgcagctgcgctcccCCGCAGAGCGCCTGAGCTACCACTACACGAGGTGGAACTTCGATACTGGACTTGTGATCGTGCCCGGGTGCAGCCTGTACATGCTGAAGAAGTCGCTGCCGGGGTTTGTGCCTGGAAAGAGCACTTTTGCGCACTATGCCACCATGGTGGAGCATGAGGAGCTTCACGTGCccagagcagctgcagatgTCCACTGGCAGaggggcagcgctgctgtgcctgtgcccgaggacggcggtggcgcagcgcccgGCTCACACCGGAACCCCCGGAAATCGGAGGACAGCGCTGATGCTGAGAAGCGGGAGGCTCTTACGAAGAAGTGCGAGGAGAGGCTCATCAAGAAACGGCGGCACATCAACACGGACCTCCACCTCAGCGATGAGCGTACGTGCGTCGCTCTTTGCTTGGAGGAGGCGTGCGCCACTGCTCTCCCCTCACTGCGTTTCGCATCGACCCTACGCAAAATGTCTGGTATCCCTGAGAGCGCCGAGTTCATAAATAATGTGACTGACCTTGTGACGGGACTCTACGGCTCTGACTCAAGCGAGTGGCACATTATAGCATCTATCCTGCGCAAGCATCTGGAGGGGTAA
- a CDS encoding putative sodium stibogluconate resistance protein: protein MGNRQSSVPLEGEGHPEVFYRGVKAAQEGRFTVSEVYFVQALTRHPGRRFWDTFTRAVLQKERNAGFEGGGASLPKDGVQEDVGAGPAVDGPLGSCNDVQPQPVRGGSVTDKADELPGSDDRGDGGDSAEQTDARTNGAQPVYDTKVVDVFLPLDGDLTHIMDYYRLLADIGHTYLQLIPSTAHVEKVTGLAARYCIFTITHTQMLLHCLMLWKEARLGDGGGFIDYAKVRNLKICSGAAEHTAQSNADAHSSNEGKQKWRTIDRTASLLFTLQLLEANCRYYCLVFLANYCALLLRSYSCLTDQRKVNRVHANVVEHLDMVSRLVLDLAEEYPNEYLSRLIMANLPKPSNFDRECLSSMGASSHMGSQKILSFGNDQHRHLYASGYPWSPTQSALIPLILARTVRLTVQENVSRHSQAQLRSPAERLSYHYTRWHFNSGLVIVPGCSLYMLKKSLPGFVPGKSTFAHYATMAEHEELHVPRAAADVHWQRGSAAVPVPEDGGGAAPGSHRNPRKSEDSADAEKREALTKKCEERLIKKRRHINTDLHLSDERTCVALCLEEACALALPSLLLSCVLQKATREPHFREFMNNAMNLVLGLYGPASSEWHMMASFLRKHLEG, encoded by the coding sequence ATGGGCAACAGGCAGTCCTCGGTGCCCTTGGAGGGCGAAGGACACCCGGAGGTGTTTTACCGCGGCGTGAAGGCCGCGCAGGAAGGCCGCTTCACCGTGTCGGAAGTGTACTttgtgcaggcgctgacACGGCACCCCGGGCGGCGCTTCTGGGACACGTTCACaagggcggtgctgcagaagGAGCGCAACGCTGGTTttgagggcggcggcgcgtcgctgccgaagGACGGTGTGCAGGAGGACGTCGGCGCAGGCCCGGCCGTTGACGGTCCGCTGGGCTCGTGCAACGatgtgcagccgcagcccgtGCGTGGGGGTAGCGTGACGGACAAGGCGGACGAGCTGCCGGGCAGCGATGACAggggcgatggcggcgactCTGCGGAGCAGACGGACGCAAGGACGAACGGTGCACAGCCCGTGTACGATACCAAGGTAGTTGACGTCTTCCTGCCGCTTGACGGGGACCTGACTCATATCATGGACTACTATCGGTTGCTCGCTGATATTGGGCACACGTACCTACAGCTGATCCCCTCCACAGCGCATGTGGAGAAGGTCACCGGGCTCGCCGCGCGCTACTGCATCTTCACCATCACCCACACTcagatgctgctgcactgcctgATGCTGTGGAAGGAGGCCAggctcggcgacggtggcggcttTATCGACTACGCAAAGGTGCGCAACCTGAAGATCTGCTCGGGCGCCGCGGAGCACACCGCCCAGTCAAACGCTGATGCGCACAGCTCCAATGAAGGGAAGCAGAAGTGGCGCACGATCGATcgcacggcgtcgctgcttttcactcttcagctgctggaggcgaacTGCCGCTACTACTGTCTTGTCTTTCTTGCCAACTACTGTGCTCTTTTGCTGCGGAGCTACAGCTGCCTGACGGATCAGAGAAAGGTGAATCGCGTTCACGCCAACGTTGTGGAGCACCTGGACATGGTGAGCCGGCTGGTCTTGGACCTCGCGGAGGAGTACCCGAACGAGTACCTGAGTCGGCTGATCATGGCGAACCTGCCGAAGCCGTCGAACTTCGACCGCGAGTGTCTCAGCTCGATGGGTGCCAGCTCCCACATGGGTAGCCAGAAGATTCTCTCCTTTGGCAACGatcagcaccgccacctgtACGCCTCCGGCTACCCGTGGTCACCTACGCAGTCTGCGCTGATTCCGCTGATCCTGGCTCGCACCGTTCGTCTGACTGTTCAGGAGAACGTGAGCCGGCATtcgcaggcgcagctgcgctcccCCGCAGAGCGCCTGAGCTACCACTACACGAGGTGGCACTTCAATAGTGGACTTGTGATCGTGCCCGGGTGCAGCCTGTACATGCTGAAGAAGTCGCTGCCGGGGTTTGTGCCTGGAAAGAGCACTTTTGCGCACTATGCCACCATGGCGGAGCATGAGGAGCTTCACGTGCccagagcagctgcagatgTCCACTGGCAGaggggcagcgctgctgtgcctgtgcccgaggacggcggtggcgcagcgcccgGCTCACACCGGAACCCCCGGAAATCGGAGGACAGCGCTGATGCTGAGAAGCGGGAGGCTCTTACGAAGAAGTGCGAGGAGAGGCTCATCAAGAAACGGCGGCACATCAACACGGACCTCCACCTCAGCGATGAGCGTACGTGCGTCGCTCTTTGCTTGGAGGAGGCATGCGCACTTGCTCTTCCCTCGCTACTTCTTTCTTGTGTTCTACAGAAAGCTACCAGAGAGCCTCACTTCCGTGAGTTTATGAATAATGCGATGAATCTTGTGCTGGGACTCTACGGCCCTGCCTCCAGCGAGTGGCACATGATGGCATCCTTCCTGCGCAAGCATCTGGAGGGGTAA